One Thunnus thynnus chromosome 18, fThuThy2.1, whole genome shotgun sequence genomic region harbors:
- the LOC137169698 gene encoding ALK and LTK ligand 2-like, translated as MSRLRRHFTMGLVLLMCTLTGHCSESAPSAAPAAAGRDAQRDLRRMAEIVRHVEESRGHHSAKTEAPLTARARTTPVEPKDLSNLKIDRGDQVVVVFPRDLRKKEKFLKHITGPLYFSPKCRKHVYRLYHHTRDCTIPAYFKRCARLLTRLAGSPQCTEG; from the exons ATGAGCAGACTGCGCAGACACTTCACTATGGGACTGGTGCTACTGATGTGCACGCTTACCGGCCACTGCAGCGAGAGCGCGCCCTCGGCGGCCCCAGCGGCGGCCGGCAGGGACGCGCAGCGGGACTTGAGGCGGATGGCGGAGATCGTGAGACACGTGGAGGAGAGCCGGGGTCACCACAGCGCGAAAACGGAAGCCCCGTTAACAGCGAGGGCGAGGACCACCCCGGTGGAGCCAAAGGATTTAAGCAACTTGAAAATAGACAGAGGAGATCAGGTTGTCG TCGTATTTCCCAGAGATCTCAGAAAGAAGGAGAAATTCCTAAAACATATAACAG GTCCACTCTACTTCAGTCCCAAGTGCAGGAAGCATGTGTACAGACTCTACCACCACACCAGAGACTGCACGATACCTGCGT ATTTCAAAAGATGTGCGCGGCTTCTCACACGGCTAGCCGGCAGCCCGCAGTGCACAGAGGGGTAG